The following DNA comes from Henckelia pumila isolate YLH828 unplaced genomic scaffold, ASM3356847v2 CTG_461:::fragment_3, whole genome shotgun sequence.
GGCCCAGTTCAGAAAACATTGTGATACATAATATATCTCctttttgaataaataaaaaaattattgcattTCATTTAATTAACAAACAAGCTGCAACTAAATGGAGTTGGGAATGTTTTACCTCCTGCACCCTATTTCCTGCCCGAGCAAGCAACTTGTATTGTTTCTCGAACATAGATGCCATGTAAACCTACAAAAATTGAATAAACAAGAGTTCGATTCCAGTATGCAAAACCACAAAACGATTAAGCTATTGCCATCTTCCATTGTAGATATGCAAATTTCTTTTCACAGATAAGCTATGCAATAGAATTTGCGTAAAAAAAATTGGAATGCAGACAAATATATTAGTATCTTACCTGAAAAGTTGGAGCCAAACCTGGGCTCAAAAAGTATCGTCCTTTCGATACAGATTTAATTCCTTCAAATTGCAGCAGTTCTTTGATGAGAGATTCCACATCGGTCCACTAACAGATATTAAAATGTCAGGATTTCCCTTGTCTCTTGATTCAGAGATGCAACTATAGGAACCAAAATATTTCTTCTATTACGAAAGATTTAGATATAACCTCCTCTGAATTTGGCTGAGCTGCTTCAAGTTTATCACCTAAGGAATCATGATCGCCAACAACAGCCTCCAAGGCCTCAATCAGTGGATCTGGCTGCCATGTAAGCAAATATTAGATCAtcttttatttcaatgtaaacttAGTTaaccaataataaaataatataaagtcattgacCATGGAGAAGGGTTACCGTTATTTCCTTCAAAGATAAAAAGATACGATCAAGAGAAAAATCCAGTTGGTGAACTTTGGCATCAATAATCTGAAACCAACACGGATTAGATAAAAGTATAAGAGCATCATAAGGAGATTTATgacagaatctgttggattagTTGAGTAGCAATTGTCTCCTTAGTTCGCTAATATGGTAAACCTATGTGGCATGTCAATTGAAACATGAAACTTGATAtacgatttaaaatattttgaatccaCCATTATAAACAATTATAGACATTTGGTCCAGGATAAGCAGTTCAAATATAATGTCAACCAGAAAATATATTCCATATGTTTTTAAAATACCTGGCCTACTTTAAAGTATGATTCAGGATCCAAAGTGGCATCCCACGAGACTTCAGATTGATGAATGAGTGCAGGCACACCTTCTACctataacatatttttgttcGTAAATAAATACTCAGTTGTCGAAGATGAATTGTCATAATCAATTTTGCTTAGAAAATTGTTGCACAAAGCATTTGTTGTCGCAATATATCATAACTTGTAAGAAGAAGAATTACATATCAGTTTTCAAGTACGTAATATTTTACCTACCTCCACGAAGACACcaaaatatgtaatttttttaatgcaaCACTTGACTACATCTCCAACGCTTAGTTGTGCCTGCAATAGAAAACAATCTACATACTCAAGAGGTGTAGTCTGGacaaaataaaatatcttacttccaaaaaataaaatatcaaagaGAACAGAAGCAATGTggtaatattattttgagtgaGAAAGTAAGAAAAAAATTTCCCGAAATGAAGTTTCTCTGCAAATGTTGCCTccttatataatattttacaaGTGACGACAAAGAGTAATCGGATCAATTTCATCAAGCTATACGTGATCTAGGCCCTATATTTCATGCAAAGTAGAGATGATTAAAAGTTTTGTGAGAACCGATGTCATCAAAATGATAGACTCGCTAAAAAATCATACTAATGGGTCGTAGTCAGTCAACAAGTTTAGCGGTAGATTCATGGGTTTCTCAGGATATGATTGGGATGACTCCAAGATTGAGAGACTCGATAAACAGCACCAAAATACATGGATAGGGGTTGCCATTGATATAAAGGGTTGTAATAACCGTAACTTTTAAATTTCAACCTTTGCAGCTCATCAGAAGTAGATAAATATGCTGTTAATGCTTCAAACGTAGAAAAAGATAGAATAAAAGAAACAATTACATTATGAAACAAGACTTTTTTTACCATGAgacttctcttcttttcgaccAGTTCTTCTTTCTCTTTTGGTTTTATAGAAAATATTAACCTCCTAGAATTTCTGTCGACCAATACTGCACCAACTTTAATTTTCTGCAAGAACAGTTGTACTTGTgaaatgtaaataaataaaaatgatgaTTTTCTTGATGCCAAACATTTTCATACAAACCTGACCAACAAATGAAGATAAAAATTTTAGTTTCTCTTGGTCGTAAATCATGAGAAGTTCTTCAAGTTTCATGTCAGATGATATCTCTCTGCTACctttattatcaaattctgaatcAACTCCTGATTCAGAGGAATCACTCAAGCTAGTAGATTCGTAGTTTCCAATTACACCAAGATTTTGCCTGTAAATAGATGGATCTACACCTTTCCTTCTCAACCATGACTCAAAAGCCAAGAACTTCCACCGAGCAGCAAGATTGCGATAAGGTAAGAATCCTATCAGGGAACCAAAAGATACCTGTACATGTAgtggaaaattttaaattggtGAGCCAGATATAAAACTAAATTAGCAACACTTCACCACACAAATATTTGTTGGATTAATCGAACTCACAACAAATCCTCTAGTGCTGGAGCTAATCAATTCCACTTCTTCCCGATGCCCTGTCTTCACAAGCTCTTCAGCTCTAGCCCAGTCATCATCTTCACGCTCCTAGATGAGTTGGCAACATTAAATCATATGAAACATCTTATATGAGTATCTGATGAAAGATCACACCAACCTTAACCGGTGAATTTGAGATGAAATTCTCAAGTTCCACAGAATTCCCCAAATTTTTGACATTCAAGGGAACCCCCTCCTGAATTTTTTGATTTTCTGCTTTCCGAGGAACGTCTAATCTGCAAATAGTATAATAGttaaaaataaagaattaaaaaattaaGCCTCATAAGTGAAATCGATAGTAGAAAAACATAGTTAGCTCTGAAAAACAAATGCATATGAAAAAGAGGGTGCAGAGGTAGACAGATATTACAGGCCTTTTAGGTTTTCCAATGAGGACAGTATTTGCAGATGTTGCAGGTGTACTTTGAGAAGCTCCATCCGAAGATATTTTCACATCGGACCTCATATTAGACTGTGATTCTTGAAAAAGAAATGGCATATtcgattaaaaaaatcaaagtttaattaTTCAAACCTGCTACATTTTCTGAGCCTAATATGCTAAAACTTTACAAATATAATTCGTACATCAATAAGATTACCTGCTGCTGATATATTAAATGAGTTGGAGACCAGGGACTTATCTTCAGCATCAACGTCACTAGAGCTAGGCTCGCTATACTCCTCAGATAATTTGTCTTCTTGCTCATCCTTCGAAACATAATGTATCAGCTCTGGCTTCTGTAAAAGCACACTAGGTTTCGAAATTGTATCTTCAATTTCGTCCTTAACTACAGATTGGGCATCAACAGAATTGGAAGTCTCCGTCCCTTCCCCTCCATCCGGGTTAACTGTCATCTCAGGTTTCTTCAACAGAGTTATATCACTAAACCTCTCCTTCTGTGGCTCTTTCCACATATTCAATGTTAGATTTGGCTTCATTCCAAATCTTGAATATTTTTCATTACCATCATCCTCATTAAACAGTTTCGGTTTTCGCAAGATAACATCAGGAACATTGCTTTTACTCTCTTTGGTTCCCGTTTTATTCGgttcattatattttttattgtctGATTCCACTGGTTTATCAGTTGTCTGAAATTTGGCCCCTCTCTTGGGAACTGGCCTAACCAAATTTAATCCTTGCACGGTTTTTGTCGGATTTTCCCCCTCAGATGCATCAAAATGGAGCTCCTTCGTTTCATCATTCGATGTTTTACCTTTCTTCTC
Coding sequences within:
- the LOC140872090 gene encoding uncharacterized protein, with product MDGITLSKSSPASCSSALQFFPQLLSFSNKSRILSFPRRKPRKFFIFASKDEPSLDEWDQMELKFGRMIGEDPKITLAKIMGRKSNPDISYLDIEKLLDEKKGKTSNDETKELHFDASEGENPTKTVQGLNLVRPVPKRGAKFQTTDKPVESDNKKYNEPNKTGTKESKSNVPDVILRKPKLFNEDDGNEKYSRFGMKPNLTLNMWKEPQKERFSDITLLKKPEMTVNPDGGEGTETSNSVDAQSVVKDEIEDTISKPSVLLQKPELIHYVSKDEQEDKLSEEYSEPSSSDVDAEDKSLVSNSFNISAAESQSNMRSDVKISSDGASQSTPATSANTVLIGKPKRLDVPRKAENQKIQEGVPLNVKNLGNSVELENFISNSPVKEREDDDWARAEELVKTGHREEVELISSSTRGFVVSFGSLIGFLPYRNLAARWKFLAFESWLRRKGVDPSIYRQNLGVIGNYESTSLSDSSESGVDSEFDNKGSREISSDMKLEELLMIYDQEKLKFLSSFVGQKIKVGAVLVDRNSRRLIFSIKPKEKEELVEKKRSLMAQLSVGDVVKCCIKKITYFGVFVEVEGVPALIHQSEVSWDATLDPESYFKVGQIIDAKVHQLDFSLDRIFLSLKEITPDPLIEALEAVVGDHDSLGDKLEAAQPNSEEWTDVESLIKELLQFEGIKSVSKGRYFLSPGLAPTFQVYMASMFEKQYKLLARAGNRVQEVIVETSLNKEELKSAILTCTNRVE